Proteins from a genomic interval of Danio rerio strain Tuebingen ecotype United States chromosome 4, GRCz12tu, whole genome shotgun sequence:
- the epyc gene encoding epiphycan isoform X1 translates to MVSLRLMWVLLVLCVAAASPPRYVRQTELHNYDDNNDVDLDQNVDGDNAYEDYYDGNESEIEITRVDPFEGIESSHSASLEEKEEEELPIKPQLIPPSSGASGTLMGPSAQGEEELRLIPTDILQISGDLSSGDAVPSGDLQDEKASSSGEPLGLGYSGASGGISGSVDSEDLSSGVSGLSGSGIILISGEEEELHPIPEFGPHEASGDSGESGIFGISGASGLPEGSGEPEVSGASGEPVSSGVPEVSGVSEASGIPDESGESGASGVPEGSAEPGISGVPEVSGESGVPEVSGETSGVPEMPAESGSSEEPEVSGESGTSGVPEVSGESGTSGVPEESGISGVPEVSGESGTSAVPEVYGESGTSGVPEVSGESETTGVPEISGESGISEVPDVSGQPETSEAHEMTVKPEIFEVPEESRKPGPFDIFEESGVHEESGESGSPEETEVTEAPDFTTTVLIPDLDEEEEILLTTPTTPLEGTGGDIGSGIPDIDTDIYPDITGMSVCVLCTCLVGSVYCDDLKLDRVPPLSKDTTHFYSRYNKISRISKSDFANLNKLKKIDLTSNGISRIDDDAFFGLPSLEELILRENNIRQLPALPPSMTLIDVCHNHLGSTGIQREAFKDMPGLLYLYLTDNNIDHIPVPLPESLRSLHLQNNNIQMIHEDTFCNPHDLNYIRNALEDVRLDGNPINLSRTPQAYICLPRIPIGNLF, encoded by the exons ATGGTATCGCTGAGGTTGATGTGGGTACTCCTGGTCCTGTGTGTGGCAGCAGCCTCTCCCCCGAGATACGTCCGACAAACAGAACTACACAATTACGATGACAACAACGATGTGGATTTAGACCAAAATGTTGATGGCGACAATGCCTACGAGGACTATTATGATGGAAATGAATCAGAG ATAGAGATTACCCGCGTTGATCCATTTGAGGGCATTGAGTCATCACATAGTGCCTCATTGGAAGAGAAAGAAGAGGAGGAATTACCTATAAAGCCTCAGCTTATTCCACCAAGCTCTGGGGCATCAGGGACTCTGATGGGCCCTAGTGCTCAGGGAG AGGAGGAGCTTCGTCTGATACCCACTGACATCCTTCAGATATCTGGTGACTTGAGCTCTGGAGACGCTGTGCCCTCTGGAGACTTACAAGATGAGAAAGCCTCCAGTTCTGGAGAGCCTTTGGGCTTGGGATATTCTGGGGCCTCTGGTGGCATATCGGGTTCTGTGGACTCAGAGGATCTTAGTTCTGGAGTCTCTGGTCTTTCTGGTTCAGGCATAATACTTATCTCAGGTGAAG AGGAGGAGCTCCATCCGATACCTGAATTTGGTCCACATGAGGCCTCTGGGGATTCTGGGGAGTCTGGAATCTTTGGGATATCTGGAGCATCTGGGTTACCTGAGGGGTCAGGAGAGCCTGAAGTCTCAGGGGCATCTGGAGAGCCTGTGAGCTCTGGGGTACCTGAGGTATCAGGAGTGTCTGAGGCATCAGGAATACCTGATGAGTCAGGAGAGTCTGGAGCCTCTGGGGTGCCTGAGGGGTCAGCAGAACCTGGGATCTCTGGGGTACCTGAGGTGTCAGGAGAGTCTGGGGTACCAGAAGTTTCAGGAGAGACCTCTGGGGTACCTGAGATGCCAGCAGAATCTGGGTCCTCTGAGGAGCCTGAGGTATCTGGAGAATCAGGGACCTCTGGGGTACCTGAGGTATCCGGAGAATCTGGGACCTCTGGGGTACCTGAGGAATCTGGGATCTCTGGGGTACCTGAGGTATCTGGAGAATCTGGAACCTCTGCGGTACCTGAGGTATATGGAGAATCTGGAACCTCTGGGGTACCTGAAGTATCTGGAGAATCTGAGACCACTGGGGTACCTGAGATATCTGGGGAATCTGGGATTTCAGAGGTGCCTGATGTGTCTGGACAGCCAGAGACCTCAGAGGCACATGAAATGACTGTAAAGCCTGAGATCTTTGAGGTGCCTGAGGAATCTAGAAAGCCTGGACCCTTTGACATATTTGAAGAGTCTGGGGTACATGAGGAGTCAGGAGAGTCTGGGAGCCCAGAAGAGACTGAGGTGACTGAGGCCCCAGATTTCACCACTACAGTGTTAATTCCTGACTTAGATGAAG AGGAGGAGATACTCCTAACCACCCCAACCACTCCCCTGGAGGGGACTGGGGGTGATATAGGGTCAGGCATACCTGATATTGACACAGATATTTACCCAGATATAACAG gtatgtctgtctgtgtgctgTGTACCTGTCTGGTTGGATCTGTGTACTGTGATGACCTCAAGTTGGACCGTGTTCCTCCCCTCTCCAAAGATACCACTCACTTTTATTCCCGCTACAATAAAATTTCCAGAATCAGCAAGTCTGACTTCGCCAACCTGA ataaattaaaaaagATCGACCTGACTAGCAACGGGATTTCCAGGATTGATGATGATGCTTTCTTTGGCCTTCCTTCCCTGGAGGAGTTGATATTACGAGAGAACAATATTAGACAGCTTCCAGCTTTGCCACCATCCATGACCCTTATTGACGTCTGTCACAACCATCTGGGCAGCACTGGCATCCAGAGAGAAGCTTTCAAG GACATGCCAGGGCTACTTTACCTTTACTTGACGGACAACAACATAGACCACATCCCAGTTCCTCTGCCTGAGAGTCTGCGCTCACTTCACCTACAG AATAATAACATCCAGATGATACACGAAGACACCTTCTGCAACCCACACGACTTAAATTACATCCGAAATGCACTTGAGGATGTTCGCCTGGACGGTAATCCCATCAATCTCAGCAGAACCCCACAGGCCTACATATGTTTGCCACGTATCCCCATTGGTAACCTTTTttaa
- the kera gene encoding keratocan isoform X1, which produces MEVLLVAFVAVFLTSQVHSDEIPYEHLMSQLQACPKECNCPPNFPNAVYCDNKGLKSIPVIPPYTWYLYLQNNLIDVLSANALRNATQLKWINLNRNKITTEGLEVDALRAMSNLVHLYMEDNLLSSIPSPLPAKLEQLRLSRNKISKIPPGVFSGMGHLTLLDLQSNKLQDDAVTEVSLKGLNNLIQINLAKNQLNSMPLGLPPTTTQIFLDGNNIEKIPAEYFKGLPKVASLRLNRNKLANGGIPKNVFNLSSILDLQLSHNQLTEVPVISSGLEHLHLDHNKIKSVNSSDICPPGVLDDHLEEKSPRLRYLRLDGNEIQPPIPRELMTCFRLLRAVVI; this is translated from the exons ATGGAGGTACTCTTGGTAGCATTTGTGGCCGTGTTTTTGACCAGCCAAGTCCACTCTGATGAAATTCCATATGAGCACCTGATGTCTCAACTCCAGGCATGTCCTAAAGAGTGCAACTGCCCTCCCAACTTCCCTAATGCGGTTTACTGTGACAACAAGGGGCTGAAAAGTATACCTGTCATCCCCCCCTACACTTGGTACCTGTACCTTCAAAACAACCTAATTGATGTTCTCTCAGCCAATGCTCTGCGCAACGCCACACAGCTAAAGTGGATAAACCTCAACCGCAACAAAATCACAACTGAAGGCCTGGAAGTAGATGCTCTTAGAGCAATGTCCAACCTTGTTCATCTCTACATGGAAGACAACTTGCTGTCTTCTATTCCATCTCCTCTGCCAGCCAAATTAGAGCAGTTAAGGCTGTCCCGAAATAAAATCTCGAAGATCCCACCCGGTGTCTTCTCTGGAATGGGTCATCTTACCCTGCTGGATTTGCAAAGCAACAAGTTACAAGATGATGCAGTCACAGAGGTCAGTCTAAAAGGCCTCAATAACTTGATCCAGATCAATTTAGCAAAGAATCAGCTAAACAGTATGCCTCTTGGCCTACCACCCACAACTACACAAATCTTTTTGGACGGCAACAACATTGAGAAGATTCCAGCTGAGTACTTCAAGGGTCTTCCTAAAGTCGCGTCTCTCAGGCTCAACCGCAATAAGCTAGCTAATGGGGGTATCCCAAAAAATGTGTTTAACCTTTCCAGCATCCTGGATCTACAACTTTCTCACAACCAACTCACAGAGGTGCCTGTTATCTCCTCTGGACTGGAGCACCTGCATCTAGACCACAATAAGATCAAGA GCGTGAATAGCTCTGACATCTGTCCACCTGGTGTGCTCGATGATCACCTGGAGGAGAAGAGTCCACGTCTCCGCTACCTTCGTCTCGATGGTAATGAGATCCAACCCCCTATTCCACGAGAGCTGATGACATGTTTCCGTCTCCTCAGGGCTGTTGTCATATAA
- the epyc gene encoding epiphycan isoform X2 — MVSLRLMWVLLVLCVAAASPPRYVRQTELHNYDDNNDVDLDQNVDGDNAYEDYYDGNESEIEITRVDPFEGIESSHSASLEEKEEEELPIKPQLIPPSSGASGTLMGPSAQGGMSVCVLCTCLVGSVYCDDLKLDRVPPLSKDTTHFYSRYNKISRISKSDFANLNKLKKIDLTSNGISRIDDDAFFGLPSLEELILRENNIRQLPALPPSMTLIDVCHNHLGSTGIQREAFKDMPGLLYLYLTDNNIDHIPVPLPESLRSLHLQNNNIQMIHEDTFCNPHDLNYIRNALEDVRLDGNPINLSRTPQAYICLPRIPIGNLF; from the exons ATGGTATCGCTGAGGTTGATGTGGGTACTCCTGGTCCTGTGTGTGGCAGCAGCCTCTCCCCCGAGATACGTCCGACAAACAGAACTACACAATTACGATGACAACAACGATGTGGATTTAGACCAAAATGTTGATGGCGACAATGCCTACGAGGACTATTATGATGGAAATGAATCAGAG ATAGAGATTACCCGCGTTGATCCATTTGAGGGCATTGAGTCATCACATAGTGCCTCATTGGAAGAGAAAGAAGAGGAGGAATTACCTATAAAGCCTCAGCTTATTCCACCAAGCTCTGGGGCATCAGGGACTCTGATGGGCCCTAGTGCTCAGGGAG gtatgtctgtctgtgtgctgTGTACCTGTCTGGTTGGATCTGTGTACTGTGATGACCTCAAGTTGGACCGTGTTCCTCCCCTCTCCAAAGATACCACTCACTTTTATTCCCGCTACAATAAAATTTCCAGAATCAGCAAGTCTGACTTCGCCAACCTGA ataaattaaaaaagATCGACCTGACTAGCAACGGGATTTCCAGGATTGATGATGATGCTTTCTTTGGCCTTCCTTCCCTGGAGGAGTTGATATTACGAGAGAACAATATTAGACAGCTTCCAGCTTTGCCACCATCCATGACCCTTATTGACGTCTGTCACAACCATCTGGGCAGCACTGGCATCCAGAGAGAAGCTTTCAAG GACATGCCAGGGCTACTTTACCTTTACTTGACGGACAACAACATAGACCACATCCCAGTTCCTCTGCCTGAGAGTCTGCGCTCACTTCACCTACAG AATAATAACATCCAGATGATACACGAAGACACCTTCTGCAACCCACACGACTTAAATTACATCCGAAATGCACTTGAGGATGTTCGCCTGGACGGTAATCCCATCAATCTCAGCAGAACCCCACAGGCCTACATATGTTTGCCACGTATCCCCATTGGTAACCTTTTttaa
- the kera gene encoding keratocan precursor produces the protein MSRLNLTMEVLLVAFVAVFLTSQVHSDEIPYEHLMSQLQACPKECNCPPNFPNAVYCDNKGLKSIPVIPPYTWYLYLQNNLIDVLSANALRNATQLKWINLNRNKITTEGLEVDALRAMSNLVHLYMEDNLLSSIPSPLPAKLEQLRLSRNKISKIPPGVFSGMGHLTLLDLQSNKLQDDAVTEVSLKGLNNLIQINLAKNQLNSMPLGLPPTTTQIFLDGNNIEKIPAEYFKGLPKVASLRLNRNKLANGGIPKNVFNLSSILDLQLSHNQLTEVPVISSGLEHLHLDHNKIKSVNSSDICPPGVLDDHLEEKSPRLRYLRLDGNEIQPPIPRELMTCFRLLRAVVI, from the exons GTTAAACCTAACTATGGAGGTACTCTTGGTAGCATTTGTGGCCGTGTTTTTGACCAGCCAAGTCCACTCTGATGAAATTCCATATGAGCACCTGATGTCTCAACTCCAGGCATGTCCTAAAGAGTGCAACTGCCCTCCCAACTTCCCTAATGCGGTTTACTGTGACAACAAGGGGCTGAAAAGTATACCTGTCATCCCCCCCTACACTTGGTACCTGTACCTTCAAAACAACCTAATTGATGTTCTCTCAGCCAATGCTCTGCGCAACGCCACACAGCTAAAGTGGATAAACCTCAACCGCAACAAAATCACAACTGAAGGCCTGGAAGTAGATGCTCTTAGAGCAATGTCCAACCTTGTTCATCTCTACATGGAAGACAACTTGCTGTCTTCTATTCCATCTCCTCTGCCAGCCAAATTAGAGCAGTTAAGGCTGTCCCGAAATAAAATCTCGAAGATCCCACCCGGTGTCTTCTCTGGAATGGGTCATCTTACCCTGCTGGATTTGCAAAGCAACAAGTTACAAGATGATGCAGTCACAGAGGTCAGTCTAAAAGGCCTCAATAACTTGATCCAGATCAATTTAGCAAAGAATCAGCTAAACAGTATGCCTCTTGGCCTACCACCCACAACTACACAAATCTTTTTGGACGGCAACAACATTGAGAAGATTCCAGCTGAGTACTTCAAGGGTCTTCCTAAAGTCGCGTCTCTCAGGCTCAACCGCAATAAGCTAGCTAATGGGGGTATCCCAAAAAATGTGTTTAACCTTTCCAGCATCCTGGATCTACAACTTTCTCACAACCAACTCACAGAGGTGCCTGTTATCTCCTCTGGACTGGAGCACCTGCATCTAGACCACAATAAGATCAAGA GCGTGAATAGCTCTGACATCTGTCCACCTGGTGTGCTCGATGATCACCTGGAGGAGAAGAGTCCACGTCTCCGCTACCTTCGTCTCGATGGTAATGAGATCCAACCCCCTATTCCACGAGAGCTGATGACATGTTTCCGTCTCCTCAGGGCTGTTGTCATATAA
- the si:dkeyp-38g8.5 gene encoding uncharacterized protein LOC568385, with translation MSSALDDSKTTDTSMDHELYTVQSPSDDIKDGPEHSEFIYKMSNEEFVRFVKLRVTNDALFTGKRNSSTLAYRAILKELGLQREISASQARRKWENLKMKYKEMKNPPPGVSVNPTNWPWFSLMDDAMEGRLVGSDVTLDTSSVGDDSEYRPNNSTRRRSKRAREPDRSEIELFVEEDDIMSEEMGRDRGDLDRDRDEMEHERAILESDKAAIEYERMVLEREKMVLDRERAGVERELAALDRDRASLEREKAAVERDRASVEYIRAQLEKDRAILDRERAKLERERAILDQQRGIEKSEQTVNLNDNSEGTDTSIPLVMEPASLERRQKFLNLFEKLIENF, from the exons ATGAGTAGCGCACTTGATGACTCAAAGACAACAGACACAAGTATGGACCACGAACTTTACACTGTACAGAGTCCCTCCGATGACATTAAGGATGGCCCAGAGCATTCAGAATTCATTTATAAGA TGTCAAATGAAGAGTTTGTCAGATTCGTGAAGTTACGAGTGACCAACGATGCACTTTTCACTGGAAAGAGAAATTCTTCAACTCTGGCTTACAG GGCCATCCTGAAAGAGCTGGGTCTGCAAAGGGAGATTTCTGCCAGCCAGGCCAGGAGAAAATGGGAAAACCTTAAGATGAAGTATAAG gaaatgaagaatcCTCCGCCTGGTGTCTCGGTGAACCCCACTAACTGGCCATGGTTCTCCCTCATGGACGACGCCATGGAAGGAAGACTTGTGGGGAGCGATGTCACGCTAGACACTTCTTCGGTGGGCGACGACAGCGAGTATCGACCAAACAACTCCACGCGCAGGAGGAGCAAAAGGGCCCGCGAGCCAGACAGAAGCGAGATCGAGCTGTTCGTTGAAGAGGATGACATCATGTCTGAGGAAATGGGGCGAGACAGAGGGGATCTAGACAGAGACAGAGATGAGATGGAGCACGAAAGGGCCATCCTAGAAAGCGATAAAGCAGCTATTGAATATGAAAGGATGGTGCTAGAGCGAGAGAAGATGGTGCTAGACAGAGAACGAGCGGGAGTGGAAAGAGAACTGGCAGCACTGGATCGAGACAGAGCCTCTTTGGAGAGGGAAAAAGCCGCTGTGGAAAGAGACAGGGCCTCTGTGGAGTATATCCGAGCTCAGTTGGAAAAAGACAGAGCGATTCTTGACAGAGAAAGGGCTAAGCTTGAAAGAGAACGGGCCATCCTGGATCAACAGCGTGGGATTGAAAAAAGCGAGCAGACGGTTAATTTAAACGACAATTCAGAAGGAACTGACACCTCGATTCCCTTAGTGATGGAGCCGGCTTCATTAGAAAGGAGGCAGAAATTCCTCAACCTGTTTGAAAAGCTCATTGAGAACTTCTAA